A genomic stretch from Thermomonospora umbrina includes:
- a CDS encoding L,D-transpeptidase family protein, with the protein MLTLTAGGALALTGCSDSGTTTTAVGEDRPTATRSPAARPTPTPTPRPKLKPGAKGEHVETLQRRLDQLGYAPGKADGRYGLTTQMAVWAFQKVNRLKVSGTVGREVWEALDRPAEPRPVSKHREPYRVDVDLRRQYLVVYKGGRPVLISHVSSGSGELFCSRDPGPGGSRCRYAVTSTGDFRTGRRASGWEVSPLGQLYNPVYFNGGIAFHGALDVPRYPASHGCVRLPMNVAEDFPDVVGTNVPVHLRRPR; encoded by the coding sequence GTGTTGACCCTGACGGCGGGCGGCGCCCTGGCGCTGACCGGCTGCTCGGACTCGGGCACGACGACGACCGCGGTGGGGGAGGACCGGCCCACCGCGACGAGATCGCCGGCGGCCCGTCCCACTCCGACGCCCACGCCCCGGCCCAAGCTCAAGCCGGGGGCCAAGGGAGAGCACGTCGAGACGCTGCAACGGCGGCTCGACCAGCTCGGCTACGCCCCCGGCAAGGCCGACGGCCGCTACGGGCTCACCACGCAGATGGCGGTCTGGGCCTTCCAGAAGGTCAACCGTCTCAAGGTGAGCGGCACGGTCGGCCGGGAGGTCTGGGAGGCCCTCGACAGGCCCGCCGAGCCGCGGCCGGTGTCCAAGCACCGCGAGCCCTACCGGGTGGACGTCGATCTGCGCCGTCAGTACCTGGTGGTCTACAAGGGCGGCCGTCCCGTACTGATCAGCCACGTCTCCTCCGGGTCGGGCGAGCTGTTCTGCTCCCGCGACCCCGGGCCCGGCGGATCGCGCTGCCGCTATGCCGTCACCTCCACCGGCGACTTCCGCACCGGGCGGCGCGCCTCGGGTTGGGAGGTCTCGCCGCTCGGGCAGTTGTACAACCCGGTCTACTTCAACGGGGGCATCGCCTTCCACGGGGCCCTCGACGTGCCCCGGTACCCGGCGTCGCACGGGTGCGTCCGGCTGCCGATGAACGTGGCCGAGGACTTCCCGGACGTCGTCGGGACCAACGTTCCGGTGCACCTTCGTCGCCCTCGGTGA
- a CDS encoding aspartate carbamoyltransferase catalytic subunit, whose amino-acid sequence MKRHLISAADLSRDEALLILDTAEELAQVADRSIKKLPTLRGRTVVNLFFEDSTRTRISFEAAAKRLSADVINFSAKGSSVSKGESLKDTALTLEAMGADGVVIRHGASGAPHRLATWVRGSVINAGDGTHEHPTQALLDAFTMRRRLGDLEGRKITIVGDVLHSRVARSNVLLLHTLGADVTLVAPPTLLPVAIGSWPCSVSYDLDAVLPKSDVVMMLRVQQERMNAAYFPTVREYSRRYGLDAERFARLSDHAIVMHPGPMNRGVEIAAEVADSPRSTIVEQVANGVSARMAVLYLLLGGSEPAIGKEVP is encoded by the coding sequence GTGAAGCGCCACCTCATCTCCGCCGCCGACCTGTCCAGGGACGAGGCCCTGCTGATCCTCGACACCGCCGAGGAGCTCGCCCAGGTCGCCGACCGTTCGATCAAGAAGCTGCCCACGCTGCGCGGTCGCACGGTGGTCAACCTGTTCTTCGAGGACTCCACCCGGACCCGCATCTCCTTCGAGGCCGCCGCCAAGCGCCTGTCGGCCGACGTCATCAACTTCTCGGCCAAGGGCTCCAGCGTCTCCAAGGGCGAGAGCCTCAAGGACACCGCGCTGACCCTGGAGGCCATGGGCGCCGACGGGGTCGTCATCCGGCACGGGGCCTCCGGGGCGCCGCACCGGCTGGCCACCTGGGTTCGGGGCAGTGTGATCAACGCCGGCGACGGCACCCACGAGCACCCCACCCAGGCCCTGCTGGACGCGTTCACCATGCGCCGACGCCTCGGCGACCTGGAGGGACGCAAGATCACTATCGTGGGCGACGTGCTGCACAGCCGGGTGGCACGATCCAACGTGCTGCTGCTCCACACCCTGGGCGCCGACGTCACCCTGGTCGCCCCGCCCACGCTGCTGCCCGTAGCGATAGGGAGCTGGCCGTGCTCGGTCTCCTACGACCTGGACGCGGTGCTGCCCAAGAGCGACGTGGTGATGATGCTCCGCGTCCAACAGGAGCGCATGAACGCCGCGTACTTCCCGACCGTCCGCGAGTACAGCCGCCGGTACGGGCTGGACGCCGAGCGCTTCGCCCGGCTGTCCGACCACGCGATCGTCATGCACCCCGGCCCGATGAACCGCGGCGTGGAGATCGCCGCCGAGGTGGCCGACTCCCCGCGCTCCACCATCGTCGAACAGGTCGCCAACGGCGTCAGCGCCCGCATGGCCGTCCTCTACCTGCTGCTGGGCGGGTCCGAGCCCGCCATCGGCAAGGAGGTCCCATGA
- a CDS encoding arsenate reductase family protein, with translation MEIWHNPRCSKSRAAKAALDEAGRAYTERRYLDEPPTAEELDAVLTGLGVEPWEVARLNEPIAKELGLKDLEHDRARWIEVMAAHPVLIQRPIILTDGGRAIVARDETAVGDALDSA, from the coding sequence ATGGAGATCTGGCACAACCCGCGCTGCTCCAAGAGCCGCGCCGCCAAGGCCGCGCTGGACGAGGCCGGCCGGGCGTACACCGAGCGTCGCTACCTGGACGAGCCGCCGACGGCGGAGGAGCTGGACGCCGTGCTGACCGGCCTCGGCGTCGAGCCCTGGGAGGTCGCCCGGCTGAACGAGCCGATCGCCAAGGAGCTGGGACTGAAGGACCTGGAGCATGACCGGGCGCGCTGGATCGAGGTCATGGCCGCCCACCCGGTGCTGATCCAGCGGCCCATCATCCTCACCGACGGCGGGCGCGCGATCGTGGCCCGCGACGAGACCGCGGTGGGCGACGCCCTCGACAGCGCCTGA
- a CDS encoding SAV_6107 family HEPN domain-containing protein → MSGSTTARRRVHADARAEVHPAPVRPIAARLGPAPAPRTGHTARGQLQAARMCLAEAAEAVTPAVRFVSAHLAALRAAAAVLAAREPLETHRRGRPRSVWVLLPEADPALREWAAYFAAGADKRAAAEAGLPRAVTPREADELLHDAEIFVSLVEDTLGIPGQPTLPLPDTRPG, encoded by the coding sequence ATGTCCGGATCGACGACCGCCCGACGCAGAGTCCACGCCGACGCCCGCGCAGAGGTTCACCCGGCGCCCGTCCGCCCGATCGCGGCGCGCCTGGGCCCCGCGCCCGCCCCGCGGACCGGTCACACGGCCCGCGGCCAGCTCCAGGCCGCCCGCATGTGCCTGGCCGAGGCCGCCGAGGCCGTCACCCCGGCCGTCCGCTTCGTGTCCGCCCACCTGGCCGCCCTGCGCGCCGCCGCCGCGGTCCTGGCCGCGCGCGAACCCCTGGAGACCCACCGCCGCGGGCGCCCCCGCAGCGTCTGGGTCCTGCTCCCGGAGGCCGATCCCGCCCTCCGCGAATGGGCCGCCTACTTCGCCGCCGGCGCCGACAAACGCGCCGCCGCCGAGGCCGGCCTCCCTCGCGCCGTCACCCCCCGCGAGGCCGATGAGCTCCTCCACGACGCCGAGATCTTCGTCTCCCTCGTCGAGGACACCCTGGGCATCCCCGGCCAACCCACCCTGCCCCTCCCCGACACCCGTCCCGGCTGA
- a CDS encoding YbaK/EbsC family protein: protein MHSNAERVAAVLRDLGASGEVVELPEAARTAEDAARQLGCPVAAIANSLVFAADGEPLLVMTSGAHRVDTARVASLIGAERVRRATPEFVREVTGQPIGGVAPVGHPAPLRTLVDTRLGGHEVVWAAGGHPHTVFPTSYDELLRLTGGTPADVGA from the coding sequence ATGCATTCCAACGCCGAACGGGTCGCCGCCGTGCTCCGCGACCTGGGGGCGTCCGGCGAGGTCGTCGAGCTGCCGGAGGCCGCCAGGACCGCCGAGGACGCCGCCCGTCAGCTCGGCTGCCCGGTGGCCGCGATCGCCAACAGCCTGGTCTTCGCCGCCGACGGCGAGCCGCTGTTGGTGATGACCAGCGGCGCGCATCGGGTGGACACCGCCCGCGTGGCGTCCCTCATCGGTGCGGAGCGGGTCCGGCGGGCCACACCGGAGTTCGTGCGGGAGGTCACCGGCCAGCCGATCGGCGGGGTGGCCCCGGTCGGGCATCCCGCGCCGCTGCGCACCCTGGTGGACACCCGGCTCGGCGGGCACGAGGTCGTCTGGGCCGCCGGCGGCCATCCCCACACGGTCTTCCCCACCTCGTACGACGAGCTGCTCCGCCTCACCGGGGGAACACCCGCCGACGTGGGCGCCTGA
- a CDS encoding S8 family peptidase encodes MRRSALLGSVAALSLMLAAAPPALADDPKVEVARAKEGKGVPGQYIVTLKNGASLDGALSRARVKRPLHRYGKVLNGFAAKLSAAQVDRLRSDARVAAIEEDEYGTLSATQTDPPSWGLDRIDQANLPLDRSYTSTSTGAGVHAYVLDTGIKTDHPDFGGRATVAHDALGGDGQDCNGHGTHVAGTLGGSTYGVAKEVDLHSVRVGDCGNTVQSAMIAGMDWVAAHHVAPAVANISSSWPSSASLNAAADRLAASGVFVATAAGNGYDDGLFSLRFDACGWSPGSAEGSTTVANSTRTDRQSRSSNYGTCVDLYAPGTDIVSAGFRGGSLTLTGTSMAAPHVAGAAALYKATHGDADYRTIRTWLKTNATPNVLQQYETSTPNLLLDTRGL; translated from the coding sequence ATGAGAAGGTCCGCACTCCTCGGGTCCGTCGCCGCCCTCTCACTGATGCTCGCCGCCGCCCCGCCCGCCCTCGCGGACGACCCCAAGGTCGAGGTGGCCCGCGCCAAGGAGGGCAAGGGAGTCCCCGGGCAGTACATCGTGACCCTCAAGAACGGGGCCTCGCTCGATGGGGCGCTCTCGCGCGCCAGGGTCAAACGCCCCCTGCACCGGTACGGCAAGGTGCTCAACGGCTTCGCGGCCAAGCTGTCCGCCGCGCAGGTGGACAGGCTGCGCTCCGACGCCCGGGTCGCCGCCATCGAGGAGGACGAGTACGGGACGCTGTCCGCGACGCAGACCGACCCGCCGTCGTGGGGCCTGGACCGGATCGACCAGGCGAACCTTCCCCTGGACCGGTCGTACACCTCGACCTCCACCGGCGCCGGGGTCCACGCCTACGTGCTCGACACCGGGATCAAGACCGACCATCCCGACTTCGGCGGTCGCGCCACCGTCGCCCACGACGCTCTCGGCGGTGACGGCCAGGACTGCAACGGCCACGGCACCCATGTCGCCGGCACCCTCGGCGGCTCGACGTACGGGGTCGCCAAGGAGGTCGACCTCCACTCCGTGCGGGTCGGCGACTGCGGCAACACCGTCCAGTCCGCCATGATCGCGGGGATGGACTGGGTCGCCGCCCACCACGTCGCCCCCGCGGTGGCCAACATCTCCTCGTCCTGGCCGTCCTCCGCCAGCCTCAACGCGGCCGCCGACCGACTCGCCGCCTCGGGCGTCTTCGTCGCGACCGCGGCGGGCAACGGCTACGACGACGGCCTGTTCTCTCTCCGCTTCGACGCCTGCGGGTGGTCGCCCGGCAGTGCCGAGGGCTCGACGACCGTCGCCAACAGCACCCGGACCGACCGGCAGTCGCGGAGCAGCAACTACGGCACCTGCGTCGACCTCTACGCCCCCGGCACCGACATCGTCTCCGCCGGCTTCCGCGGCGGATCCCTCACCCTGACCGGCACCTCCATGGCCGCCCCGCACGTCGCCGGAGCCGCCGCCCTCTACAAGGCCACCCACGGCGACGCCGACTACCGCACCATCCGCACCTGGCTCAAGACCAACGCCACCCCCAACGTCCTCCAGCAGTACGAGACCAGCACCCCGAACCTGCTCCTCGACACTCGGGGCCTGTGA
- a CDS encoding dihydroorotase, which produces MSTNPHPPTVKEGSGVSRTFVIKDARVLGGEPADLLLRDGVIVEVGRGLAAAGAEVVDADGLVALPGLVDLHTHLREPGREDAETVGSGTRAAAKGGFTAVHAMANTYPVADTAGVVEQVWRLGREAGHCDVHPVGAVTQGIAGRQLAELGAMADSAAQVRVFSDDGHCVSDAVIMRRALEYVKAFDGVIAQHAQEPRLTEGAQMNEGEMSARLGLPGWPAVAEEAIIARDCLLAAHVGSRLHVCHVSTAGSVEIIRWAKSKGWRVTAEVTPHHLLLDDAEVGGYDPIYKVNPPLRTADDVTALRHALADGTIDAVATDHAPHPAEDKETEWAAAAMGMIGLETALPVVQQAMIETGLLDWPGVADRMSFRPARIGRVNGQGRPLEVGSPANVVLYDPAPRATVDPSDFVSKSRNSPFTGLELPGRVVATFLRGRPTVLEGKLQ; this is translated from the coding sequence ATGAGCACGAACCCGCATCCCCCGACCGTCAAGGAGGGCTCCGGCGTGAGCCGTACGTTCGTCATCAAGGACGCGCGGGTGCTCGGCGGGGAGCCCGCCGACCTGCTGCTGCGCGACGGGGTGATCGTCGAGGTCGGCCGCGGGCTCGCCGCCGCCGGCGCCGAGGTGGTCGACGCCGACGGGCTGGTGGCGCTGCCCGGCCTGGTCGACCTGCACACCCACCTGCGCGAGCCCGGACGCGAGGACGCCGAGACCGTCGGGTCCGGCACCCGGGCGGCGGCCAAGGGCGGGTTCACGGCCGTCCACGCGATGGCCAACACCTACCCCGTCGCCGACACCGCCGGGGTGGTCGAGCAGGTCTGGCGGCTGGGCCGCGAGGCCGGCCACTGCGACGTCCACCCGGTCGGGGCGGTCACCCAGGGCATCGCGGGCCGCCAGCTCGCCGAACTGGGCGCGATGGCCGACTCCGCCGCGCAGGTGCGGGTGTTCTCCGACGACGGCCACTGCGTCTCCGACGCGGTGATCATGCGGAGGGCGCTGGAGTACGTCAAGGCGTTCGACGGCGTGATCGCCCAGCACGCGCAGGAACCCCGGCTGACCGAGGGCGCCCAGATGAACGAGGGCGAGATGTCGGCCCGGCTGGGGCTGCCCGGCTGGCCCGCGGTGGCCGAGGAGGCGATCATCGCCCGCGACTGCCTGCTGGCCGCGCACGTGGGCTCCCGGCTGCACGTCTGCCACGTCTCCACGGCCGGCTCGGTGGAGATCATCCGCTGGGCCAAGAGCAAAGGCTGGCGGGTCACCGCCGAGGTCACCCCGCACCACCTGCTGCTGGACGACGCCGAGGTCGGCGGGTACGACCCGATCTACAAGGTCAACCCGCCGCTGCGCACCGCCGACGACGTGACCGCGCTGCGGCACGCGCTGGCCGACGGCACCATCGACGCGGTCGCCACCGACCACGCCCCGCACCCGGCGGAGGACAAGGAGACCGAGTGGGCCGCCGCGGCCATGGGCATGATCGGTCTGGAGACCGCGCTGCCCGTGGTCCAGCAGGCGATGATCGAGACCGGGCTGCTGGACTGGCCCGGCGTCGCCGACCGGATGTCGTTCCGCCCCGCGCGCATCGGCCGCGTGAACGGCCAGGGCCGTCCCCTGGAGGTCGGCTCGCCCGCCAACGTGGTGCTGTACGACCCCGCGCCGCGCGCGACGGTCGACCCCTCGGACTTCGTCTCCAAGAGCCGCAACAGCCCCTTCACCGGACTCGAACTGCCCGGCCGGGTGGTCGCGACGTTCCTGCGCGGCCGGCCCACCGTCCTGGAAGGAAAGCTTCAGTGA
- the carA gene encoding glutamine-hydrolyzing carbamoyl-phosphate synthase small subunit yields MLVLEDGRVFHGVGFGAEGETFGEMVFNTGMTGYQETLTDPSYAGQIVAMTAPHIGNTGVNDDDPESGRIQVAGYVVREPARVASNWRSRRSLDDELRAYGVVGIAMPGTRALTRHLRDRGAMRGAVSTAETDPEALLERVRQSPSMEGADLARRVTTAEPYVVPAIGEKRFTVAAVDLGIKSMTPHRMAERGCEVHVLPATVTAEEILARDPDGVFFSNGPGDPAATEYAVTALRGVLEAGRPFFGICLGNQIFGRALGLGTYKLRFGHRGVNQPVQDRATGRVEISAHNHGFAVEAPVDGPFDTPFGRAEVSHVNLNDGCVEGLRLLDGRAFSVQYHPEAAAGPHDSTGLFDRFCQTMEGAR; encoded by the coding sequence ATGCTCGTACTCGAGGACGGCAGGGTCTTCCACGGGGTCGGGTTCGGCGCGGAAGGCGAGACCTTCGGCGAGATGGTCTTCAACACCGGCATGACCGGCTACCAGGAGACCCTCACCGACCCCTCCTACGCCGGGCAGATCGTCGCGATGACCGCCCCTCACATCGGCAACACCGGCGTCAACGACGACGACCCCGAGTCCGGCCGCATCCAGGTCGCCGGGTACGTGGTGCGCGAGCCGGCCCGGGTCGCCTCCAACTGGCGGTCCCGCCGCTCCCTGGACGACGAGCTGAGGGCGTACGGGGTCGTCGGCATCGCGATGCCCGGCACCCGTGCCCTCACCCGCCACCTGCGCGACCGGGGCGCCATGCGCGGCGCGGTCTCGACCGCCGAGACCGACCCGGAGGCGCTGCTGGAGCGGGTCCGCCAGAGCCCCTCCATGGAGGGCGCCGACCTCGCCCGACGCGTCACCACCGCCGAGCCGTACGTCGTCCCCGCGATCGGGGAGAAGCGGTTCACCGTGGCCGCCGTCGACCTGGGCATCAAGTCGATGACCCCGCACCGGATGGCCGAGCGCGGCTGCGAGGTGCACGTCCTGCCCGCCACCGTGACCGCCGAGGAGATCCTCGCCCGCGACCCGGACGGCGTGTTCTTCAGCAACGGCCCCGGCGACCCGGCCGCCACCGAGTACGCGGTCACCGCGCTGCGCGGCGTCCTGGAGGCGGGGCGGCCGTTCTTCGGGATCTGCCTGGGCAACCAGATCTTCGGCCGTGCGCTGGGCCTGGGCACGTACAAGCTGAGGTTCGGCCACCGGGGCGTCAACCAGCCCGTGCAGGACCGCGCCACCGGCCGGGTGGAGATCTCCGCCCACAACCACGGCTTCGCCGTGGAGGCGCCCGTGGACGGCCCGTTCGACACGCCCTTCGGGCGCGCCGAGGTCAGCCACGTCAACCTGAACGACGGCTGCGTCGAGGGCCTGCGCCTGCTCGACGGCCGCGCGTTCAGCGTGCAGTACCACCCCGAGGCCGCCGCGGGCCCGCACGACTCCACCGGCCTGTTCGACCGGTTCTGCCAGACGATGGAAGGTGCCCGGTAA
- the pyrR gene encoding bifunctional pyr operon transcriptional regulator/uracil phosphoribosyltransferase PyrR — protein sequence MNAASRPTESAAPIDAESDSGHKAVLEAPDIRRALTRIAHEILERTKGGADVVLLGIQTRGVTLARRLAERLEEVEGRPVPWGSLDVTMYRDDLRMRPARALGRTDLPPDGIDDRIVVLVDDVLFSGRTVRAALDALNDLGRPRAVQLAILVDRGHRELPIRADYVGKNLPTSMRENVRVLLAENDERDVVLLGPAGARPNRDPGKSAP from the coding sequence GTGAATGCTGCCTCCCGGCCGACCGAGTCGGCCGCGCCGATCGACGCCGAAAGTGATTCAGGCCACAAGGCGGTCCTCGAGGCCCCCGACATCCGGCGCGCGCTCACCCGCATCGCCCACGAGATCCTCGAACGCACCAAGGGCGGCGCCGACGTCGTCCTGCTCGGCATCCAGACCCGCGGTGTGACGCTCGCCCGCCGGCTGGCCGAACGCCTGGAGGAGGTCGAGGGCAGGCCCGTCCCCTGGGGCTCGCTCGACGTGACGATGTACCGCGACGACCTGCGGATGCGGCCGGCCCGCGCGCTCGGCCGCACCGATCTGCCCCCCGACGGCATCGACGACCGCATCGTCGTGCTGGTCGACGACGTGCTCTTCTCCGGCCGCACGGTCCGCGCCGCGCTCGACGCGCTGAACGACCTCGGCCGGCCCCGCGCCGTCCAGCTCGCGATCCTGGTCGACCGCGGCCACCGCGAGCTGCCCATCCGCGCCGACTACGTGGGCAAGAACCTGCCCACCTCGATGCGCGAGAACGTCCGCGTGCTGCTGGCCGAGAACGACGAGCGGGACGTGGTCCTGCTCGGACCGGCCGGCGCCCGTCCGAACCGCGACCCAGGGAAGTCGGCACCGTGA
- a CDS encoding transcriptional regulator — MPSEYAKALGARLRAIRTQQGLSLHGVEEKSRGRWKAVVVGSYERGDRAVTVQKLAELADFYGVPVSELLPGGAAPSPLGPTPKLVIDLERLQQLPKDKAGPLARYAATIQSQRGDYNGKVLSIRQEDLRSLAVIYDKSPTELTEELIGWGVLDPEARRAVEAF; from the coding sequence ATGCCGTCTGAATACGCAAAGGCTCTCGGCGCGCGCCTGCGCGCGATCCGCACGCAGCAGGGCCTGTCCCTGCACGGCGTGGAAGAGAAGTCCCGGGGGCGGTGGAAGGCCGTCGTCGTGGGCTCGTACGAGCGCGGCGACCGTGCCGTCACCGTTCAGAAGCTGGCCGAGCTCGCCGATTTCTATGGCGTGCCGGTGTCCGAGCTGTTGCCCGGCGGAGCCGCGCCGAGCCCGCTCGGTCCTACACCCAAGCTCGTGATCGATCTCGAGCGCCTGCAGCAGCTTCCGAAGGACAAGGCCGGCCCGCTCGCCCGTTACGCCGCCACGATCCAGAGCCAGCGGGGCGACTACAACGGGAAGGTGCTGTCGATCCGCCAGGAGGACCTGCGCTCCCTCGCCGTGATCTATGACAAGTCCCCGACGGAACTGACCGAGGAGCTGATCGGCTGGGGCGTCCTCGACCCCGAGGCCCGCCGCGCCGTCGAGGCGTTCTGA
- a CDS encoding MFS transporter codes for MAWGERGSGERSVVPLLAFLGVMAYALSMAVVTPALPLIQEGLGTTPGGAAWALTAMTLSAAVGTPLIGRLGDMFGPRRVLLVVLAVTVVGMVVAALATSLPVLLAGRAVAGVGGGVFPLAYTIIRDVYPPHRTASAVGLMSSMLGLGGALSWVIAGPIIDWFGWRWLLWVPVAGLLPGLAAAWWIVPRSPRRSAERIDWWGAVLFAAWLVCGLTALTQGPAWGWADPAVLGLLGAAAALAGCWLLVESRVAAPLVDLRLMRRRGVWTANAASMLSGYALMAGGILFPLLVQAPESTGFGFGGTATQAALLQLPASVAMTVAGLTAGMLDRRIGSRAVLLAGSALTLTGYAYVAFAHDAMWQLHAGGLVRGIGLGLAYAAVANLVVAAVPAAQTGAATGVNTLIRTVGASLGTQASAAFVAASAAAPGGTPSEGGFVMGFAAAAAVMTAAMALAFVAPRRAGRAGTPVEPL; via the coding sequence ATGGCTTGGGGTGAACGCGGTTCGGGTGAGCGGTCCGTCGTACCGTTGCTGGCGTTCCTCGGCGTGATGGCCTACGCCCTGTCGATGGCCGTGGTGACACCCGCCCTGCCGCTGATCCAGGAGGGACTCGGGACGACGCCCGGGGGAGCGGCCTGGGCGTTGACCGCCATGACGCTGTCGGCGGCGGTCGGGACGCCGCTGATCGGGCGGCTCGGGGACATGTTCGGGCCGCGGCGGGTCCTGCTCGTGGTGCTGGCGGTGACCGTGGTCGGGATGGTGGTCGCGGCGCTGGCGACCTCGCTGCCGGTGCTGCTGGCCGGCCGGGCCGTGGCGGGTGTGGGCGGCGGGGTCTTCCCGCTGGCCTACACGATCATCCGGGACGTCTACCCGCCGCACCGCACGGCGTCGGCCGTGGGGCTGATGTCGTCGATGCTGGGGCTGGGCGGCGCCCTGTCGTGGGTGATCGCGGGCCCGATCATCGACTGGTTCGGCTGGCGGTGGTTGCTGTGGGTGCCGGTGGCGGGTCTGCTGCCGGGACTGGCGGCCGCCTGGTGGATCGTTCCACGGTCGCCGCGGCGCTCGGCGGAGCGGATCGACTGGTGGGGCGCGGTGCTCTTCGCGGCGTGGCTGGTCTGCGGCCTGACCGCGTTGACCCAGGGGCCCGCCTGGGGATGGGCCGATCCGGCGGTGCTGGGGCTGCTCGGGGCGGCCGCGGCGCTGGCCGGGTGCTGGCTCCTCGTGGAGTCGCGGGTCGCCGCGCCGCTGGTGGACCTGCGGTTGATGCGCCGTCGCGGCGTGTGGACGGCCAACGCGGCGTCGATGCTGTCCGGCTACGCGCTGATGGCCGGCGGCATCCTCTTCCCCCTGCTGGTGCAGGCGCCGGAGAGCACCGGCTTCGGGTTCGGCGGGACGGCCACCCAGGCGGCGCTGCTCCAACTGCCCGCCAGCGTCGCGATGACGGTGGCCGGGCTCACCGCCGGAATGCTGGACCGGCGGATCGGCTCCCGGGCCGTGCTGCTGGCCGGATCGGCGCTGACGCTCACCGGGTACGCGTACGTGGCGTTCGCGCACGACGCGATGTGGCAGCTCCACGCCGGCGGCCTCGTGCGCGGGATCGGGCTGGGGCTCGCCTACGCGGCGGTGGCCAACCTGGTGGTGGCGGCCGTGCCGGCGGCTCAGACGGGCGCGGCCACCGGGGTCAACACGCTGATCCGCACGGTCGGGGCGTCGTTGGGCACCCAGGCCAGCGCCGCGTTCGTCGCCGCGTCGGCCGCCGCCCCGGGCGGGACGCCGAGCGAGGGCGGCTTCGTCATGGGATTCGCCGCGGCCGCCGCCGTGATGACGGCGGCGATGGCCCTGGCGTTCGTCGCCCCTCGCCGAGCGGGGCGTGCGGGCACGCCCGTGGAACCGCTCTGA